CCTGAAGCATGTACGGAACAATATCATAAGCCACCTAACCATAGCAACACGGGCAAGTCGGGAAACCCGGTGCGATGACAGCACGGGACAAAAGAGTTCACTTCGCGGCAGCATTTCCGTGATAATTAACGAGAATCATTCTCGAACTCATTAAAACAAATAGCCATGACTGCCCGAACCCATCCTCAGCGCCTCCACCTGCTTGCCGCTGCGATCGCCGCGCTGCTCGCCCCGCTCGCCTCTGCCGATGAGGCGGTCGCAACGCTGCCTGCCGTCCGCGTCGACGCCGCTGGCGACGTCGGCTTCACGGCGCGCAAGGCAAGCAGCAGCACCTTGAAGTCGGACTTGCCGCTGAACGAGACCGCACAGTCGGTCACCGTCGTGACACGCGAACAGATGGACGCACGCGGCGTGCAGTCGTTGACCGACGCGCTGCAGGGCGTGGCCGGCGTGGTGTCCGGCTACTACGGGCGCCGCGGCTGGGACGACTTCATCATCCGCGGCCAGCGTGCGACCGAATCGGTCTACGTTGATGGCCTCAGGGTGGAGATGGATGCACGGGTCGCACAGGAAACCTTCGGCGCTGAGCGCATCGAGGTGCTGAAGGGCCCGGCCTCGGTGAACTTCGGTCTGGTGCAGCCGGGCGGCATGGTCAACATGGTGAGCAAGCGGCCGCGGGCGGAGGCGTTCACCGAGGTCGCCTTCACCGGCGGCAGCGACAACTTCCGCCAGTTCACTTTCGACTTCGGGCGCCCGCTGTCCGACACCGGCCGCAGCGCGCTGCGCATCAACGGCCTGATGCTCAACAGCGACGACCCGACAGACTTCGTCTATTACAAGAACCGCTGGATCGCGCCGTCGATGTCGCTCGACCTCGGCACGCGCACCGACTTCACGATACTGACCAGCTTCCAGACGCGCGAGTACGTCCGGCAGCAGGGGCTGCCGGTGCGCGGCTCGGTACTGCCGAACCCGAACGGCCGCGTGGACCGCAGCCTGTTCATCGGCGAACCGGGCTTCGGGCCCTACGAAGCAAGCCAGGCGCGCATCGGCTACGCGCTGGAACATCGATTCGACAGCGGCTGGACACTGCGCCAGAACTTCCGCTGGCAGGACTACGACATGGACGGGCGCCTGGTCGCCGTAGATAACGGTGCTTCGGGCGGCCTGCAGGCGAACAACAGGCAACTGAAGCGCCAGGGCACGCTGCAGGACTTCCGGGGCCACGGCTTCGGGCTGGACACCCATGTGTCCCGTGCGTTCGATACAGGCTCGATACGTCACACCTTGCTTGCAGGCGTCGACGTGAACCGGCACGCCAAGCGTGAAACCACGACTCGTTGCGCAGTCGGAATGCTCGACGTCTTCACGCCCGTGTATGGCTCGACGGTGAGTTGCAACGTCACGCCGCTGACTGATCTGGACGAAACCATCCGCTACACCGGTTTCTACCTGCGTGATCAGGTGCGTCTGACCGATCGGCTGAACGCCTCGGTCACACTGCGCCGTGACTGGGCGTCGATTGAATCGGTCAACATGCGTACCGGCACCTCGATCACCGACGAGAACTACGCAACCACCACCGGCAGCGCCGGCCTGATCTGGGAAGTGATCGACGGCGTATCACCGTACGTGAGCTACGCCGAATCCTTCCTGCCGCAGGGCGGGTATTCGGTGAGCGGGCAGGCGGTGAAGCCGGAAAGCGGCAAACAGACCGAAGTCGGCGTCAAGTTCAGCTTCGCGCAGGGGCGCATCCAGGCGACCGTCGCCCACTTCGATCTTGAACGACAGGACGTGCGCGCGAGCGACGCCTCCAACCCGGGCTTCTACATCCTGATCGGCGAGCAGCGCACGCGCGGCTACGAACTCGAACTGCTGGCCGACCTGCGCAACGGCTGGAACCTGTCGGCTGCCTACGCCAACACCGATGGCGAAGTGGTGCGTGACGTCATTGCTGCCAACGTCGGCAAGCCGCTCGACAACGTGCCGCGGCACAGCGCCTCGCTGTGGGCGCAGTACCGCGTGCGCAGCGGCGCACTGACCGGCCTCGGCCTCGGTGCCGGGCTGCGCTACGAGAGCGAAAAGCAGGGTTACAGCTTCAACTACACGATTCCGGACTACACCGTGTTCGACGCCAGCGTGAGCTATATCGGCCAGGGTTACCGGCTGAGCGTGATCGCGAAGAACCTGTTCGACCGCGACTACTTCGCCGGCGGCCTCAACAACAACGTCGTTCCGCTCGGCGACCCGCGCCGCGTGCTGGCGTCGGTCACGCTGGACTTCTGAGTGTGGCTTCGCAACGCACGCTCACCCTGCTGTTTGCGGTGCACTCGTGGGCCGGCATCGTCACCGGCGTACTGCTGTTCGTGATCTGCATGTCCGGCGCGCTGGCAGTGTTCAAGCACGAGATCGACCTGTGGGGCAATCCGTCGCTGCGCCACCTCGAGCACGCGCCGTCGCCGGTCGGGCCGCAAGCCGTCCTGGCGGCCGTGCAGAGCGCGTTGCCCGGCAGCAAGGTCGAGAACATCGTGCTGCCGACCGCCACCAGTCCGGCCTACTTCGCGCAGGTGCGACACGACGACGGTCTGCGCAGCAAGATCGCTGTCGATGCCGGCAGCGCCGCCGTCATCGGCCCGGCGGACAGCGAACTGGGGCAGTTCGTGCGCATGCTGCACGTGTTCCTGTTCTTCGCGCCGCGCTGGATTGTCGGCTTTCTCGGTGCCGTCATGCTGGTGCTGGCACTGACCGGCATCGTGATCCACCGCAAGATCATGCGCGAGCTGTTCACGGTGCGCTGGCGCCGCAGCAGCCGGCTGGCGGCGTCCGACCTGCACAAGGCGTCCGCCATCTGGGGCCTCGCCTTCCATCTGCTCATCGCTTTCACCGGTTGCTGGCTCGGCCTCGCACCGGTGTTCGAACAGAGCTGGCGTTACCTCAGCGGCGGCGCCGACCCCGCAGTCGCGCTGCCGAAGGACGCGCGCAAGCAGCCCATGCAGTCGCTGGACACCCTGCTGCTGCAGGCGCGTCGAGACCTGCCCGGTCTGGAGCCGGAAACGATCTCGCTGCGCAACGTTCAGCGCGCCGACGCCATCGTCACCATCTCCGGCGACCTGCCACAGCATCTGATCAGCAGCGCCCGCGTCAGCTACGCCGGCGCGGACGGTCGCACGCTCGACCTGCGCGACCCGCGCCAACGCGGATTCTGGAGCCGCTTCGACGGCTGGATGGAGCCGCTGCACTTCGGCGATTTCGGCGGCCTCATGCTCAAGGCGCTGTATTGCGTGCTCGGTCTCAGCGCTGCCGGCCTGGCCATCAGCGGTACCGTGATCTGGGCCGACCGACGCCGCCAGCAGCACCGCTCGGGCGACGCCGCTCACCGTTCGGCCATGGCTGGAGGGCGCCTTGTTTGAGCGCATCATGGCGGCACTGCTGACCGCCGCACCGACTGCGCTGCTGCTCTGTGCCGCGACCAGCCTGTGGCTGGGCCGCCGTCTCGAACTGCTGCCAGGCAATCAGGGCCTGGGCCCCTGGCTGTTCATCCTGCTCTGGCTGCTGCTGACGGCGCTGAATGCGCGGGCCACACAGCCCGTTGCGGTCTGGCGGCGCGGCCTGCACGGCAACGCCGTCGGCAGCGCGACGGTCGCACTGAGCGGCCTGCTGCAGCATTCGCCGCAGGCCGGCGCCATGGCCGTCGCCTGTGCCGTCGCAGCACTGGCCTGTTCCGCCGGCGCAATGGCGCTGCCCCACGCCGGCACTGCACCCGTGCGGGCCCCTGCCAGAGCGCGCCGCCCCACCCTGCTGCGTCGCTGCATGAACGGCCTGCCCTGGTGGGTGGTCGCGGCCTGTTTCGTCGAAAGCTTCCGCATCGCCCAGACCGGCGGCGATGGTCGCGGTGCTGGTCACACCGGCATGCTCCTCGCCTTCTTCGTACTGCTGCCGGCGCTGTCCCTGGTCAGCTGGTTCCGTGGTCCGGCCCGGCTCGCGTGGTTGATCGGCAGCGCCCTGCTCGGCTGGCTCGCACTCGCCGCCGATCGCCCGGTGCTGGCCGCGCTGGCGCTGACGGCGCTGCTGTGCGCGCGCCCCTTGGGCGGACGGACACTGCCCTCGACAGGCGCGGCCACATGATCGCCGGCTTGACCGAATGCGGACTCGCACTGACCGGCGCGGTGCCGGTGGCCGCACTGTTCGCCGCCGGCAACGCACGCTCCGCCGCCGACGCTGCGCCGCCGCGCTGGCTGATCGAACACGGTCGGCAACTGGCGCTGGCGAGCGCACTGGTGCAACTGCTGCTGGCGATGGCGAGCAGTGGCCCGATGGCCGGCAGCGTGCTGGTGCTGACGGCCTGGATGGTCGGCGGCAGCCTGTTCGTTCCCCTGGTGAATGCGTGGCCTGCGATCACGCTCAGGTCCTCGGCAGCGCTGGCCGTCGCCGGTGCGTTGATGGCGCTGACGGGTGCGCTTGCCTGAGGCGGCGCTGTTCGGCCCCGCGCGCTTCGGCTAGCATGAAGATCGAGTGCCGCATGCCGGTCGGGCATGCGAGCGCGACGCCCGATAACCGAAGCGATGCCCACGCCATGGACCTGACCGAAGCCATTGCCGCCGCCGCCGGCCTCGCCTGGGCCAGCGGCCTGCGGCTGTACGCCGTCATCTTTCTCGCCGGTCTGGCGGGGCGGATGGAATGGGTCGAACTGCCCGGCGAGCTGGACGTGCTGGAACACCCGCTGGTGCTGGCCGCCGCCGGTTTCATGCTGTGCGTCGAGTTCCTCGCCGACAAGGTGCCGGCGCTGGACAGCCTGTGGGACGGGCTGCACACCTTCATCCGCATTCCGGCCGGCGCACTGCTTGCCGCCTGGGCGCTGGCCGATCAGAGCACACCGGTGGTGCTGGCCGGCGCGCTGCTCGGCGGTACGCTGACCGGCGCCACTCACCTGACCAAGGCGGGCAGCCGGGTGGCGATCAATGCCTCGCCGGAGCCGGTCAGCAACGTGCTCGCCTCGACCAGCGAGGACGGCCTGGCGGTCGGCGGACTGTGGCTGGCCTTCGCCTACCCGGTGTTCTTCCTGGTGCTGCTCGCCTTCTTCGTGCTGCTCATGCTGTGGCTGCTGCCGCGCGTGTGGCGCTTCCTGACCGGATTGCTGTCCTGGGTGGCGGGCAAGCAGGCGCCCGGTTGACCTGCAGCAGCCCGTCATGACCCGGCCGGCGCTTCAATGACGAAAACACGTCGAAAGGGAGGGAATCATGAAAGCGCTGTCCGATCTGCTGTCGACCGACTACGGGCTGATGAGTCTGGTGGTGATCGCCATCGTCATCTTCATGAGCATCTGGTTCGGCCGTTTCTTCAAGCGGCATATGGACGAGGATGCGGCCGCGGCGGCCAAGGCCGAACAGTCCGGCCGACCGGCGCCGTGAGCGCGCCCGCGTTCAGCGGGTAAGCACCTTCCACACCAGGCCGACGCCCGCCACCAGCAGGTCGGCCACGTCCAGGCCGCCGGCATCGCGAGCGCCTTCGATCTGGCGCTGCCGGTCGGCGCGGGCGCGCGTGCGCTCGCTCTCGACGATGGCGTCGGCCATCGACACCGGGTCGCGGGTGGTGCGTTTCACTTCCGCCTGGTGGTAGCCCTTCAGCGCATTTTCGACGGCGTCCGGATCGAGCAGCGAAAAGGCCGAGCGGCAGTGCGGGCAGGCGTGGTCCTTGCGGATGTCGACCGGCGCCCCGCAGCCGGTGCAGTAGATGGCGCCGACCCGCTTCGCCAGATCGGCGATTTCGGCCATCGTCATCTGCCGCACGAAGCCCTTCTCGACCATGAAGGACGAAAAGCTGCTGTAGCGACCGTGCTTCTCCGGGCAGCGGTAGGTCATGTAACGCCCGCTGCGCACCAGATCGTAGCCCTTGTCGAGCTTGCGGCTGCAGCGCGGGCAGGCCATCACGTTGGCGACCGGATGCTGCATTTCGTCGCGGTGCGCGTGCAGTTGCTTGAACAGTTCGTTGACCGAGCCCGGCGACAGCTGCAGGTTCTCGAAAGTGTCGAACCAGATACCCTGGCAGTGCCAGCAGATGTCGAGCTCCATGTCCTCGCCGCCGTGATTCTTGAAGCGGTGCACCTTCATCGGCACACGGCAGGACGGGCAGTGCGGCACGGAATTCTGCATGGCGGTCGGTATGACGTCGGCTGTCGATCTATCGGCGCGGGCAGCGCCCGCATGGTGTTGTCAGCGGCATGCGGGCGCGCAAGGTTGAGGGCGATCAGCGCGCCGAGCGTGTCACCTTGACGCCTTCCGGCGCGCTGCGGTGGAAGGTGACCGGCACCGCCTGCGCCTTCAGCACGTTCTTGCGGATGCGGCCGACCACGTGCATTTCGCACTTCTTGCAGTCGAAACGCAGCGTGAGCTTGTCGTTGCCGTTCATCAGCGTCATCGGTTCGGCCTTCACCATGCCGCGCAGGTCGTAGTCCTTCAGTTCCTTCGGGCACAGGTTGTGGCTGAAGCGCAGGCAGTGCTTGGTGATCATCAGCGACACCTCGCCCAGTTCCTGATTCGCCTCGTAGGCGTCGGCGATCAGTTCCACGCCATGCTTGCGGTAGAAGGCGCGCGCCTTCTCGTTGTACACATTGGCCAGATAGGACAGTTCGGTGTCGGTGAAACGCACCGGCGGTTCGACCGGCACGCCGGGCTGTGGTCGCTGATGAGCGGCGATGCGCTTCGTCTCCAGCAGCGCCACCGCGTCGCGGCGCAGGCCGTTCAGGGCCGACGCCGGCAGGAAGCGCGCTTCCGGCAGATCGATCGCGATGTCGCCCGCTTCGAACAGCGTGTTGCCCAGCTTGCCCAGGCTGTCGCGGATGCCTGACAGCGCCCGTTCGGCGTCACGCGCCGGCTGCTTGTCGTGCACCAGCTCGACCCGGGCGCTGACGCCGTCCTCGTCGGTCATGGTCAGCGCGAAGCCGTCCGCGGTTTCCTCGAAGCGCAGGTCGGCGCGGATGCGGCGGTCGGCCGACTTCTTCTCCAGCGCGCGTTCGAAAGCCTGGTCGCGGTTGCGGTACAGCGTCATGCCCGGCTTCAGATCGTCAGGCATCGCGTTCGGGTAGAGCTTGCGGCCCTGCGCGACGTTGATGCGCAGGCCCATCAGTTCGCGGTGGCTGTCGTAGTAGCTCAGGCCGTCGCCGTTGTGGATGTCGACCTCGGCCTCGACCTCGATGTGGTCAGCCGCCACCTTGCTGATCGTCGCCGCTTCCTCGCCGACGAAGCTCGGCGATTCGAACGCCTCGATGCCGTGCTGGCGGCCGTTCGCGAAGTAGTCGGTCGAGCCGCGGTTGAAGGTTTTCTCCGGCTGCGGCACGAAGGTGTAGGTGCAGTGGCCGCTGGAGGCACGGCGGTAGCCCGGCAGATCGGCCAGCAGTCCGTTCAGCAGCGTGCTGTAGTGGGCGGTGATGTTCTTCACGTAGCCGAGGTCCTTCAGCCGGCCCTCGATCTTGAACGAGGACACGCCGGCATCGATCAGCGCACGCATATTGGCCGACTGGTCGTTGTCCTTCATCGACAGCAGGTGCTTGTCGTGCGCCACCACCCGGCCCTGCGCGTCGGTCAGCGTGTAGGGCAGACGACAGGCCTGCGAGCACTCGCCGCGGTTGGCGCTGCGGCCGGTATGCGCGTGGCTGATGAAGCACTGGCCGCTGAAGGCCACGCACAGCGCGCCATGCACGAAGTATTCGAGCGTACAGGAGGTGTTCGCCGCCACCTTGCGCACCTCGTCCAGCGTCATTTCGCGCGCCAGCACCATCTGCGTGAAACCGACGTCCTGCAGGAAGCGCGCCTTGGCCGCGTCGCGGATGTCGGTCTGCGTGCTGGCGTGCAGCTGGATCGGCGGCAGGTCCATTTCGAGCAGCGCCATGTCCTGCACGATGAGCGCGTCGACACCGGCGTCGTACAGTTGCCAGATGGCGCGGCGGGCCGGTTCGAGCTCGTCGTCGCGCAGTATGGTGTTGAAGGCGGTCAGCACGCGCGCGTGGTAGCGGTGCGCGTGCGTGCACAGGCGGGCGATGTCGGCGATGTCGTTGTCGGCGCCCTTGCGCGCACCGAAGGACGGGCCGCCGATATAGACGGCGTCGGCGCCATGGTTGATGGCCTCGATGCCGAAATCGGCATTCCTGGCGGGCGCGAGCAGTTCGAGTGTGCGGCGGTCGGCGTTCATGGTACGAGGCACTGCGGGAAAGACGGGATTATCCCCGATCCTGCGCCTCAGGCCATCGCCACGCGATCACGGCCGTCGCCCTTGGCCGCGTACAGCGCGCGGTCGGCACGGTCGACCAGCCGCACCGGCGTGTCGGCGGCGGCGAAGGCGGTGACGCCGACACTGACCGTCGCCGTTACCGCGGTGCCGTCGATACTCAACGGACTGGCGCCGATCAGCGCGCGCAGGGTTTCCGCCCGCTGGCGCGCGTCATCGGCCGCGCAGTCCTTCAGCACCACCAGGAATTCCTCGCCACCCCAGCGGCAGGCCATGTCGGATGCGCGCAGGCCGCTGCGTATCAGCGCCCCGACGTGCTCGATCATGCGGTCGCCGGCAAGATGGCCATAGCGGTCGTTCAGGGACTTGAAGTGATCGATGTCGATCAGCAGCACGGTCGACGGACGGCGGCTGCGCTGCACCTCGGCCACCGCGTGTTCGAGCATGATTTCGAAGGCGTGACGGTTGAGCAGGCCGGTCAGCCGGTCGGTGGTGGCCATCTGCTCCAGCCGGCGCTGGTAGCCACCCAGCGTCAGGCTGGCGAGCCACAGCACCGCCGCCGTCACCGCGGCGCAGATGAGCAGGTTGATGTAGAGGGTGCGGCGGATGTCGGCCAGCGCCTCGTTCTCGACCTTTTCGACGAAGAGGTACCAGTCCAGCTCCGGCACGTAACGCACGTTCAACAGGTAGTCCTTGCCGCCCTCGCGGTACTGGTAGGAACCGCTGTCGCGGGCCAGCACCTCGTGCGCGATGTCGCCCAGGCCTTCGACGTCGCCGATGCGCAGCGTGCCGTGCGAGGGCTGGTCGCCGTACAGCACGATGTTGCCACTGCGGTCGACGAAATAGACGCCGCGGTGATAGCGCTGCTGGTAGCCAGACAGCAGCCGCCGCACCGTGTCGACGGTGAGGCCGACGCCGGTGACACCCACCGTCTTGCCGGCGTAGTCGAACACGCGGTAATTGACGAACACGGTCAGCGTGTCGGGCGAAGCGGTGTCGGAATCGACGTTGATTTCGTACGGCGCGTCGAGGTCGCGCGAACGGAAATACCAGGCATCGCGCTCGCTGCCCTGCTCCACCCGGCGCAGCAGGCCGTCCGGGTGATAGTAGTTGCGGGTCGCTTCGGAGACGAAAAAGCTGGTGAAGGTGCCGTAGCGCGTGCGGATCTCGCCGAGGAACTTGGTCATCGCCGGCACGTCGCGCTCGCCCTGCAGCACCCAGTCGCGGACGAAGGTGTCGCCGGCCATCACGGACGACACGAACACCGGACGGATCAGATCCTTCTGGATTTCCGAGTAGATGGTGTCGGAGGTCAGCGGCAGTTCGTTCTCGACGATGGAGCGCTGGATCTCTCGCTTCGACACCGAGTAGCTCAGCAGCGTGTTGGCCAGAAAGCCGAGCGCGAGCAGCAGGCCCAGCATCAGCACCAGACGGCGGCGGCCGGTCACACCCAGCGAGGCGCGCACCTCGGCGCCCGGCACGACGGCCGCCGGGTCGGTGCCGGCAGGGACCACCGTGGCCTCTGCCTGAATCTTCATCGTTTCGGACATGAGGCCGCGCACAGGAGATTGACGTCCCCTGTTTTCGGCAATCCGGCGCCGGACTTTACCGCCGTGTGCAGCGGGCGCGCCGTGGCATCAGGCCGCACGGCGTCGGGCGGAGGCGCCCACCAGCAACAGGCCGCCCGCCATCAGGCCCCAGGTGGCCGGCTCGGGTATCGGCGCCGGCACGGTCGCCTGCAGGCTGGCCACCTCCCACCCGATGTCGCGCAGCGCCGCCCAGTCGAGTTCGGTCATGTAGCGGCGCGCGCCGGCGGGAATGACCGGCGACAGCAGCGGCACCTGATCGACACCGTTCGCGGCCGCCCGCAGGGAGGTATCGAAATGCGCATCGCTGCCGTCGTTGCGCAGCAGCGGCGCGACACCGTCGTTGATCGCGGTCGCGCTGGCGCCGATGAAGCTGCGGTCGCTGACCAGGGCGAACCAGCTGTCGGCGGTACCTATGCCCAGCACGTGCGCCGTTTCGTGCGCCGCCACCGTATACAGGTCGAACAGTCCGGCGAAGTTCTCGACGGTGCCGACATCGTCGTCGGCGTACCAGCCGACGTTGGTGCCGAAGGTGATGGTGCCGCCCCAGGGCGCGAAGTCGGTGGGCGGCGACGTCAGTGCCCCCGGCTCGCCACGCCCGTCGGCCAGCGCAACGAAGTCGCCGCTGCCGCTCGCCACGTGAAAACCCGGCCCGCCCACCCCCAGCGTCTGTCCGGAAAAGGCGCGCGCGCCGACGAAGATGCGGATCTCGTCGGCAGCCACGGTCAGCCCGGGCACCACCACCGTGCTGTTCAACGGATCGACCGGATCGAAGATGCGGGCCTGGAACACGTCGTCGCCGGTGGGCGCAATGGCCGCCAGCGTGTCGTCGAGATTGCTGCTGAACAGGCGCGCCACATCGTCGAGCACGGCACGTCGGTCGTCGGTGAAGAAGCCACCGCTGTCGTAGCGGTAGTCGAACACCACGTCGACCGCCCGCACAGGCGCGCTCAGGCACAGGCTTGCGAGTGCCGCAGCAAGAAAAGTCCGCATCATCATCCCGGCTCCCGGTTACGGCCGCACACGGCGCGGCGCATGGAAGCGCGAAGCGTACGCCCTCGCCGCCGCAAACTGAAGCGTGCGAGATCCGCCGGCGCACCGGCAGCTGCAGCGCCTGACCGGCGGCACCAATTCACAGACAGACACCTTGCGAAATCGGGAAGATTGACCTTGCGCAGCGAGAACGACTTTGTGCGGCGCTACGCTGGTTCCCGAGATGAGTGCGGTGTGCACACCGCCTGCCCGATGCCAACGCCGGCCGGGCATTGCGGACGAGGAACGGATGGACACGAAAAAGGACAGCCCTGAGCCGCCGTTCGACGCGCCCCCGCCGGGGCACGCGCCCGCGCGTTGGCTGACTCTGGTGCTGGACGACGAGCCGCGTCAGCGCCTGCGCATATCCCGCGCTTTTACGTCCATGCTGGTGTACGTGATATGCATTGGGCTGGCCGAGTACGCGCTGGCGCACGGCATGGCCGACCCGGTCGCCACCCGCCTGCTGCAGGGCGGCATGATCGTCTGGATGGTCATCGTCTACGCCACGCTGCGCAGCGGGCTGAACCTGCGGTTTCGCGATCCTTCGCTCACCTTCCTGCAGATCATGGCGGCAGGCGCCTGGATCACCGCCGCCTACATCGTGTTCGCACCGGTCCGCGGTGCGCTGCTGATGCTGCTCGCGCTCACTCTCGTGTTCAGCATCTTCAATCTCGACCGCAAGAGACGCCGCATCTACAACGGGTGCGTCGTCGTCGGCACCGGACTGACGATGTTCACGCTGTCCGCGCTGCGCCCTGACGACTTCCCGGCCGAGGTGGAAATGGTGCACTTCGTGCTGACGACGGCGGTCCTCGCGGTCATGGGCCGGCTGAGCGAACAGCTGCTGGCGATCCGGGCGCGCCTGCGCACCCAGCGCAACGAACTCGAGGCGGCGCTGACGCGCATACAGGAACTGGCCACGCGCGACGCCCTGACCGGACTGCCCAACCGCCGCCACATCACCGACCTGTTCGCGCAGATGGCCAGGGGCGCGGAACGGACCGGCTCGCCGCTCACCGTCTGCCTGATCGACCTCGACCACTTCAAACGAATCAACGACAGCTACGGACACAAGGCGGGTGACATCGTGCTGCAGCGCTTCGCCGACACCGCGACCGGCGCGCTGCGCGAGTCGGACGTGCTGGCGCGCTGGGGCGGCGAGGAATTCCTGGTGCTGCTGCCCGACACGCCGGCGCAGAAGGCCGATCAATCGATGACGCGGGTGCGCGCTGCACTGGCGCAGATA
The window above is part of the Methyloversatilis discipulorum genome. Proteins encoded here:
- a CDS encoding sensor domain-containing diguanylate cyclase; translation: MKIQAEATVVPAGTDPAAVVPGAEVRASLGVTGRRRLVLMLGLLLALGFLANTLLSYSVSKREIQRSIVENELPLTSDTIYSEIQKDLIRPVFVSSVMAGDTFVRDWVLQGERDVPAMTKFLGEIRTRYGTFTSFFVSEATRNYYHPDGLLRRVEQGSERDAWYFRSRDLDAPYEINVDSDTASPDTLTVFVNYRVFDYAGKTVGVTGVGLTVDTVRRLLSGYQQRYHRGVYFVDRSGNIVLYGDQPSHGTLRIGDVEGLGDIAHEVLARDSGSYQYREGGKDYLLNVRYVPELDWYLFVEKVENEALADIRRTLYINLLICAAVTAAVLWLASLTLGGYQRRLEQMATTDRLTGLLNRHAFEIMLEHAVAEVQRSRRPSTVLLIDIDHFKSLNDRYGHLAGDRMIEHVGALIRSGLRASDMACRWGGEEFLVVLKDCAADDARQRAETLRALIGASPLSIDGTAVTATVSVGVTAFAAADTPVRLVDRADRALYAAKGDGRDRVAMA
- a CDS encoding zf-TFIIB domain-containing protein, whose amino-acid sequence is MQNSVPHCPSCRVPMKVHRFKNHGGEDMELDICWHCQGIWFDTFENLQLSPGSVNELFKQLHAHRDEMQHPVANVMACPRCSRKLDKGYDLVRSGRYMTYRCPEKHGRYSSFSSFMVEKGFVRQMTMAEIADLAKRVGAIYCTGCGAPVDIRKDHACPHCRSAFSLLDPDAVENALKGYHQAEVKRTTRDPVSMADAIVESERTRARADRQRQIEGARDAGGLDVADLLVAGVGLVWKVLTR
- a CDS encoding PEP-CTERM sorting domain-containing protein, yielding MMMRTFLAAALASLCLSAPVRAVDVVFDYRYDSGGFFTDDRRAVLDDVARLFSSNLDDTLAAIAPTGDDVFQARIFDPVDPLNSTVVVPGLTVAADEIRIFVGARAFSGQTLGVGGPGFHVASGSGDFVALADGRGEPGALTSPPTDFAPWGGTITFGTNVGWYADDDVGTVENFAGLFDLYTVAAHETAHVLGIGTADSWFALVSDRSFIGASATAINDGVAPLLRNDGSDAHFDTSLRAAANGVDQVPLLSPVIPAGARRYMTELDWAALRDIGWEVASLQATVPAPIPEPATWGLMAGGLLLVGASARRRAA
- a CDS encoding DUF4126 domain-containing protein — encoded protein: MDLTEAIAAAAGLAWASGLRLYAVIFLAGLAGRMEWVELPGELDVLEHPLVLAAAGFMLCVEFLADKVPALDSLWDGLHTFIRIPAGALLAAWALADQSTPVVLAGALLGGTLTGATHLTKAGSRVAINASPEPVSNVLASTSEDGLAVGGLWLAFAYPVFFLVLLAFFVLLMLWLLPRVWRFLTGLLSWVAGKQAPG
- a CDS encoding peptidase U32 family protein is translated as MNADRRTLELLAPARNADFGIEAINHGADAVYIGGPSFGARKGADNDIADIARLCTHAHRYHARVLTAFNTILRDDELEPARRAIWQLYDAGVDALIVQDMALLEMDLPPIQLHASTQTDIRDAAKARFLQDVGFTQMVLAREMTLDEVRKVAANTSCTLEYFVHGALCVAFSGQCFISHAHTGRSANRGECSQACRLPYTLTDAQGRVVAHDKHLLSMKDNDQSANMRALIDAGVSSFKIEGRLKDLGYVKNITAHYSTLLNGLLADLPGYRRASSGHCTYTFVPQPEKTFNRGSTDYFANGRQHGIEAFESPSFVGEEAATISKVAADHIEVEAEVDIHNGDGLSYYDSHRELMGLRINVAQGRKLYPNAMPDDLKPGMTLYRNRDQAFERALEKKSADRRIRADLRFEETADGFALTMTDEDGVSARVELVHDKQPARDAERALSGIRDSLGKLGNTLFEAGDIAIDLPEARFLPASALNGLRRDAVALLETKRIAAHQRPQPGVPVEPPVRFTDTELSYLANVYNEKARAFYRKHGVELIADAYEANQELGEVSLMITKHCLRFSHNLCPKELKDYDLRGMVKAEPMTLMNGNDKLTLRFDCKKCEMHVVGRIRKNVLKAQAVPVTFHRSAPEGVKVTRSAR
- a CDS encoding TonB-dependent siderophore receptor, giving the protein MTARTHPQRLHLLAAAIAALLAPLASADEAVATLPAVRVDAAGDVGFTARKASSSTLKSDLPLNETAQSVTVVTREQMDARGVQSLTDALQGVAGVVSGYYGRRGWDDFIIRGQRATESVYVDGLRVEMDARVAQETFGAERIEVLKGPASVNFGLVQPGGMVNMVSKRPRAEAFTEVAFTGGSDNFRQFTFDFGRPLSDTGRSALRINGLMLNSDDPTDFVYYKNRWIAPSMSLDLGTRTDFTILTSFQTREYVRQQGLPVRGSVLPNPNGRVDRSLFIGEPGFGPYEASQARIGYALEHRFDSGWTLRQNFRWQDYDMDGRLVAVDNGASGGLQANNRQLKRQGTLQDFRGHGFGLDTHVSRAFDTGSIRHTLLAGVDVNRHAKRETTTRCAVGMLDVFTPVYGSTVSCNVTPLTDLDETIRYTGFYLRDQVRLTDRLNASVTLRRDWASIESVNMRTGTSITDENYATTTGSAGLIWEVIDGVSPYVSYAESFLPQGGYSVSGQAVKPESGKQTEVGVKFSFAQGRIQATVAHFDLERQDVRASDASNPGFYILIGEQRTRGYELELLADLRNGWNLSAAYANTDGEVVRDVIAANVGKPLDNVPRHSASLWAQYRVRSGALTGLGLGAGLRYESEKQGYSFNYTIPDYTVFDASVSYIGQGYRLSVIAKNLFDRDYFAGGLNNNVVPLGDPRRVLASVTLDF
- a CDS encoding DUF3149 domain-containing protein: MKALSDLLSTDYGLMSLVVIAIVIFMSIWFGRFFKRHMDEDAAAAAKAEQSGRPAP
- a CDS encoding PepSY-associated TM helix domain-containing protein, coding for MASQRTLTLLFAVHSWAGIVTGVLLFVICMSGALAVFKHEIDLWGNPSLRHLEHAPSPVGPQAVLAAVQSALPGSKVENIVLPTATSPAYFAQVRHDDGLRSKIAVDAGSAAVIGPADSELGQFVRMLHVFLFFAPRWIVGFLGAVMLVLALTGIVIHRKIMRELFTVRWRRSSRLAASDLHKASAIWGLAFHLLIAFTGCWLGLAPVFEQSWRYLSGGADPAVALPKDARKQPMQSLDTLLLQARRDLPGLEPETISLRNVQRADAIVTISGDLPQHLISSARVSYAGADGRTLDLRDPRQRGFWSRFDGWMEPLHFGDFGGLMLKALYCVLGLSAAGLAISGTVIWADRRRQQHRSGDAAHRSAMAGGRLV